A segment of the Anoplolepis gracilipes chromosome 14, ASM4749672v1, whole genome shotgun sequence genome:
acttttatattttcaagtgtgattttaatattttctacgtaatatttttataaatgacacATTTcgattaataaacttaaatataaaatgttccaatttttttctgtattctttttatatatatttaaattaatctggaatgtatctgataaaaatatctcgaaacAATTCATTCTgagttgtaaataaaaatttaaaattatttatctcaattattattttaaaattttttattctttaggAGAGGCCTTTGTGTATTTCATTTCCCAGACATGTTTTgtaatcatattttacattacttaTAACAATCAGTCGTGATCACATTGTCATATATTCGtagtgatatttaaattaatttggtaTCTCCTTTCATCTTCTCTATTGATACATTACGCATCTCCTTTTCTTATCTATTTGTCTTTGTATCATTACTTCTGATATTCTCGCGTGCCATAACCAGTTTGACAAATCTATACTTTGATGTGTAAAAGCAACGGTACACAACAACGGGCCGTGTgtgtctaacaataaaatccGATCTCCCGTTCAAATggaattatttgtttcacaTCTGGtgctatatacatgtatatatcatcTTGTATTTTACTGATATCGCGCGCGTATTCCATATTTTACGAAGGACACATGTGAACAATTTGCATTCACATATTTTCGTACACCTTCGTACGCTGCCGAATTTCGTTTTATTATCGAGTTGCATAGACTGGGAAGTGCAGTACAATAATGCACATGTCGAAGGCAAAGTGTGGAGTTCTATGTACGTTTGAAAGTATAATTGATGCaacatttttcatatacatttatagttgttgtttttagtaaaatatattttacacgtaCAAAGTGATATAATGTGACAgctgtgtatataatattacacgaAAATGGAAGAAtctaaaatgaaagaatataacattttatataataattttcttcaatatcGAGGAATTCAAGTGAACAattgatttatgtaaatttgataattagaaagaaaacAGTTTTACGAAATGAAGGAAGTAAAAAAGCCGCTTTACATTCTTCAATAAAACAAGATGATgctttagaaaaagaattttactttGATGAAATTTTGCATCGCAATGACATAGCGTTTCATTCGCAGCGTGACATCACTTGAGCGACTTGCTGTAGCACATTCGTGTGTGAGATGCATGTGTGCGGGATACACAAAAAGCGGAGTCAGTCGTTTCCTCGCATTATCACGTCACGCATAATGCGAACGTCGTGAGGGAAATGCTACCACCACCGCTCCATTGGAAAAGATTAAAGGTCCATTTACACTTGTTCATTCTATTCCTACCGTCCCTGGGCAAAATTGTTTTCACATTTCAAAATCGCACTGTCAAAAGTGTGTCCATAGATTTGTCTATATTTATCTGTACGCTTTAGTGCtgtgtaaaagttttattgcCAACGATGGCACggttagaaaaataaaaatattttattttgtctcttacaaaatacaatacaGTATCGGGTACAACGTGGAATACAAAACTGACAAGTGTAAATGAACCTTAAACATCATTTCGCTCGTGCAGAGTTGCTTTGTACACGACGCTTTTGTACGGACATTAGTGAGGCGAGACGAACGCATGAGCGACGATTACCTAAATCGAGTGTGAGATAAAAGCTTCCTCGCAgcctttttaatattaaaattacgaaagCTGAAATTGGTATTatacgattatatttttttattctatgttattaaattaaattacattaagtaATGGTATGGATTTTTTGGACATCATTTATTTATGAGTGATTTAATCCTAAATTTGTGCGTGCTAAATTGTAGTGAGATATCGATctgatgtatttattttattcgttatggaacttttatacacaatatatatttgtaaaaattatagaatttaagTTTGGCACAGATATTATCAGTGGTGTTACAAGTATTCTGTTGATTAATGTGATTATCggataataacatatttattacattgcacaatttttatattcggaGTTTTCCAAAAgcgaaaatattgcaaatttacttTGAATTTTCAAGGAACTCGTACAAAAACAGCGCGTGACGTATGATAGTCTCtatatttacaatgtaatGATGAATGTATGATGAATCACGAACAGCGCAGCGATTATAAAaaacgttttaaattattcacgtttcgttttgttctttttttttcagattcgGCACTTTAGGCAACAAGAGGGCTCCAATAGTCATGCCGTACAACAGGGAGAAGTGTCCTCGTCGAATCCTAACATATTGTCCAACGATCAAGTTGGTCCTATTTTACTCGAGGTATTATcgatttaaattaacaaataaaattaaatgcaggtttcattattgttaaatattgttaGAGAGTCATTTTTAGAGTTAAAAAACgcatcaaagaaaaatttttaacggtattattttgcattactCCAAAAATTATTCTGCATTAATTGCATTACTCCAAAAATTATTCTGCATTAACTGCATTACTCCAAAAATTATTCTGGCTTAACTACATTGCTCAAAATTATTCCGCTATCAACTATATTActctaaaaattatgaataaatctaattatatttttttcttacaggCACTAGACGGCTTTCTATTTGTTGTAAATACGGAGGGCCGCGTGGAGTACGTTACAGAGAACATAAAGCAGTACATAAATTACACGAAGGACGATGTACTCGGAAaggatatttacaatattattcatcatgGGGATCACAACACCTTTATGCCTAGTTTGTTACCTATGTCTACCTTAGGTATGTATTCTTAACTGTATCACGAACGGTGATACATTCTTTTCCTCAGGGGTAGTATTCTAATGGGGTAGATTGTAGATAAGCGCAATTAGTAGATCATGAATAATTCAATGTAAAGCTCCTGCTCTTCAAGGcttcatttttcatttcctcatttttatttcgtctTTTGTGTTTAAAGATAATTGTCATAAAATCGAAGGGTAGCACTTGTATTTCTGATAAATTggtttttcttaattatgaTTTCTTTATGACTGTCtctttattgcatatatatatatatttactagtCCAATcaattttagttaattaacttttatttctacaatttgaattctttcttattaaattataattatatgtataattgcacaggataatatcataatacatctgtcttaaattttaattacataaattttttagacaaaTTGGATATCACTCTTttcattagaaaaatttaactattaaagattatttaattgaaattaatttaaaaaaaaaacaaattttatttgaattttttttgaaacataattttttaaattttaatgatactttaaatagatttattatacaatttttaaataaaatcttgtagaaatatattgcattgATAAATGAGTAACATTAGATTGATTTtgaattagtattttttaattagtaatgTAGGATAACGCGAAAAATCCCTTTGCGTTTAAAAAAACGACACACTCGAATTCATATATTACAGGCTGGACCAGCGAGCCGCAACCTCAGACCAGGAACCGCACTTTTAATTGCCGCTTCTTGGTGAAGCCTCCTGATGATAAGGACGAGACTATGGAAGAGAAGCAACAGCGAGTATCGCAGTACGAGACTATGCAAATCTGTTCTGCTCTTCTGCCCAGTAATACTGATCGTCTGGAGAGCGGTGATGTGTCCTCCGAGTCGTCAGACATTGGTCCTTGCGTGATGTGTGTAGCGCGTAGAATATCGCCAAACGAGAAGCCCATTGGTACTCCCGTTGAACAATTCACCGTCAAATTGGATACCACTGGGAAGATTATCGCGGTTGACGTCAGTTGGTTATCCCCCGCTTACTCCAAGTACCTAAGCAAGGTAAGGGTGCGTACAACCATGTCGTATATATCTTGATTACTATAATATGTTCATTCTGAtacatcaatttaataataattggatgctattatataaaataaataaactgttttttatagagaattataataataattttctatgaataagataataattttcttgctttaatttataataaaaattgcttataatacttttactaaatgtatataaaacaatttgttttaaaatttatttaatgtatattttataatttttaaaaatattttacattttgtgcagatttttctttttttttgttagaatataaaattaatcaatatttgtttacttattatttatttcaattaagaaaagattaaatatgattgatgataataatttaataattttcattttactgcatatttatgtcaaaaaaatatcttttttatacactgaaaaagaaaatatttctaaattattaatttaaaataaatattcaagttGAAGGAAGAATTGATTGAAgatcaaagaatttttatttcaaaatttgtctttaaaattaaaataaaaaatacgtcaagttatatttctaacaagaaaaatacttatataattatttttcactcgAAATtaggtttgaaaattttagattattctctctctctcgctctctctttcttcctttctctcgcATCACAGAATTGCTTGAGAAATACTCATAGACAAATTCTGTTGCAGGACCTGATAGGCACAACGATTAAGGATTTGTGCCACCCTCATGATCTCAGTACGCTCACGAAACATTTGAGCGATACGCTTCAACTCGGTGAAAGTACGAGCGATGTATACCGACTGCGCGTTAGTCCTGATAAGTTCCTTAAGATTCAAACAAagtcaaaatttttcaaagcaAGTGTGATGAATGTGCACGATAGCGATTTCATGATGGCTACTAATTCCATCATCGGGTAAGTTTTTACACTGCTATCAATATTGACGATTAATGCAATTacgttataaatatgatatcatacttatatctttttctgtgATAAATCCATAGATGATTGTTCATTAAAAAGTACATCAAAGTCAAGAGAAAATGTCATttgattacattatattatagtacattatgttataagtaatattttgatCTTAAAGAAAGCAGcagtttaattattctttttcttgatatatctctatattttaataatctaaaatatatttctggcaattatataaatatacagtttTGTTCTGTAATACTAAGTagttgtaatatacatataagaaaattctttcttaaatattattttttattctcttctttaaaattaaattattatataatatgatagtatatatattatatatagcatataGTATTCATACTATAATTACAGTATAATGATATGTAGTTATTGAACGCAACGACGAAAAGAGAAGATTAAGCTGATGCAAAGgtctcaatttatataaattgtgtcTAATCTTAGAGTAAAGTGAAAATGTACATATgactgataaatatatattgttttatttttttacaataggGACAATGACTTAATGCCTATCGAGGGTGGTCAGCTTTCCAACAACAAAGTGTGCTCAGGACACCCTAGTAATCGTTGTGcgaataatagtaataataataacggtaacaataacaataatgtgGGTGGTCCGCTGATGCCTGTCGCGCATCTGAACGGTCAAGTGAGTGGTATCAGTGCTCGTAGTATGGCGGTGTCACATGCCGCTACATCGTCGAACTCGATCTTTAACACGGGAAATaccggcggcggcggtggcggtggtaGTGGCAGTGATTCATGCAACCCTCTGACGTCGTTAAGCACGTCGAGCAACAATCCGTTTAATCACTTTTCGGGAAATATGGACCTGGAATTCGAGCTTTTTCGTAGTTCCACAGCTTGGGACTTGGATAGTAGTGCTGGATGGGTAGATAGGCCAGAATCGAGAACGAGTGGGCCACCGAATTCACGACCGTCTTCCCAGCCGGCCCCGACATCACCGAGTCCACAGGGAACCTTCTCGAATTCAGCAGCAGTAACATCTCACTGTAGTCCTCTACGACCTTTCAGTCCGACCTCGGTCAATGCTGCTCACACCTTTAGTAATACGTTCCCTTTTAGTCCTCTGCAAGAGACCACGCAGACATCCACGTTGAGTAGCAACGCCGCCAGCAGCATTAGTACCAATGGCGGCAGTGTTAGTGGCATCAGCAGTAACATCACTACAACGGCCATCAAGCGAACGGAAGAGAGTAGCAAGAGCGGATGTCCTACTAGCAACAGTGGTGGTACTATGGACAATGCTACGGTGAGGACTAGCGGTGCCGTCGAGACTCAGAATAACAGTACTGTATCCACCGAATCCGGTAGGCTGCGAAACTTGTTGACCAAGGGCCCAAGTACTAGTGAAGACAGCCAGGATAATGCGAATAACGATTCGGAGAATCAGAACAAACACAGAATATTGAAGATTCTGTTGAACCAACCGGACGAAGATGATTATCATTCGGAGCATAAAGTGCGCACGAGTCCTAGTAACATGCCAAAGCCTAGCATGGAGCATTCCAAGTCTCTCGGAAACAATATGCTACTGCAGGTAACTTGATGGTTtctaattgataattataaaagcacTAATAGTTACAAACACagcaaaagtaaatttaatgtaGAATTGACAACTGTTTtgtttaactattttatttcttatcgcTATCGATTACATTCGAAAAAAaccaagaattttaaataaaatttataagtttagATTATctgatagtaattattttttaattattatatatatttttttctacgaaaaaactttaaaacgtTCGATATGTGTTTATTCCCAAATGTCAGtactttatcattttctttttttttttttcattttaagttactaaacgaaaaaaatgatgacgagGATGAAGCGACACGTGCTGGAGCGAAGAAAAGAAATGAGCTTCTGCAACAACTGATGAAAGACCCAGATGAAGAGAGAAAGTTACCGGATCAggtatgttttaatattgctattttattaacatattgttCTACTTAGCAGCGTTaagttttcttaattaaaaattttattttttattttagattaatttttagtttttgaataaatttttaatttttaatattattatttttgtaaaaattaaaacaaatattttacacaaatattttttttcccagTTAAAATGTtcctatttaaatataaaaaaaaaaaataaaaatgtctcgacattttcgttgagaaaaaaatcatcttcAAATGATCTTAAGAATCTGTCACTAGCaggttttttttcaattacgaAACTATATATAACAGTTTTACACAATGGGTATTTTCcgctcttttctttctttttttttctttaatttaagatCAAAATTGATCTGAAGACAGAaaagtgtatgtatgtatgtgttgtacgtatatgtatacgtatatgtgtatgcataTGTGTGGAGTATACATTTTTGGAgtacatgtgtatgtgtggaATATATGAGATGTGTGGTAACTCAATACTGGAAGACGCTTTTGAGTCAGTGAGATATAATcgctttttcttattttctcttcttttctaatacttttattcttttattcttgaGTAGCTATTGTATGACTATAGAAGAAAGTAAGAATAGATGTAATGAGTTGTATAGTTCAGTTGTAAGAAAGTGAGGATAGAAGTTAAGAGAAGAAGTGGTAGAAACAGTAAAACTCTGTCTTTTTGTATCGTAGAACCGGGATGATCGAGACGATTCTCTCTTGCGGAGTCTTGGATTTCGGACCACTACGCCGTCGCCATCACAATCGACTGAACACGTGGCTCTTAGCAGCGCGACACAAGTAGGACAGAAGAGACCGGGAGAAGATGGCGATTTGAACGTGGCTGTGAAACGACCTGTGGATGGCTCGCATCAAGTATCTTCTTCAGGAACGAGCTCCTCCAGTAACGCAACGAGCAAACTATGGGAGAAGAATAAGATGCTAGCATCTTTGTTAGCGAAACAGCCACCGCAAACAACGAATGTACCAACGAAGCTGCCCGCGTCTGTGATATCAGCAACGCCGCAGGTTAAAAACCTGATATTATTTCCGGTAGAATCTCATAACTGCATAAGCTGCTTTTAACATGTTCGCTTAAAGGCAGCCATAAGATTTCCATAATAAGAATTTCAACTAGAATTTTCGACAAATCATCAACGCGTCTTTTCCAGCTCGACACATGGCAGCACAGTAACGAAATGATCACGTGACTCAATGGCTATTCACTTTTGAAGAAATTCCTTAGACAAACTTTCTGCCGCTTCAACCGTGAAACTTTATGCGACCATGTTGATTGTTGACAATTATACTTAAAACcgttatagaaaaagaaaaagacacaaaagaaaaaattcatgCTTGTTTCTCGAGAAACCTTGgacatattattcttttaagaatttttttattgacaggattgataaattttcacattttttcaaaataaaatctatgcCACAGTAAAAACCCATATTTTTCGGGAAAATAATCTTctgaaattgattttatatttttcttattaaattaaaaaattaatataaaatttagtaagaCGTATAACTTGaaagtttgtttaaaaaaattcacaattaatttgaattaaaaaagagatttgatTGTTATATTGAtttcatctttttaaattatggtgattaatatgatttattaattaaagcaaaaaaatttgtgcataaagttatatatatatattttaatgtgagatacaattatattatacattagttatttttatagtttttttgcCAGTTTATTATTCCATTAATTCcatcaaataaaattcgagACAGGatacgtcgaataaattagttttttttacactatttgcatttggtaattttttattttccaacgAAAATGGatcttatgtatatacaataattgataaaaattataactatttattaatttacgaactatatttttgatatattttatatcaatctaTTGAATGCgagtaatgataaaaaaaggctaatttattttgatgcaataaaaaatattttttttataatataaaaaaatgatttcttttttttgatattcagTCATGCAATAACTAAATTAACAGTTTTGAAAAGTAAAGAATGCAcataacacaaaaaatattttcttagaaataataaagtttgatttatttattattaactaatttatatatataaaatgtgattttttattaattttaggaCAAACTGCCTCGTTTAaaacagcaacagcaacaacagcaacagcagccTTGGACCAGTGGCAGTATGCAAGGTGGTAATAACACGATTACGACCGCGACATCGGCGCGTCCTCTTCAGAGTCAGTCGAGACAACTACCTCGTCAAGCAGCCAATACCTACCTCAGTCAAATACTAAGTCATGTAAGTGCaatttaatctaatatatgaaacattgaattgtagaataattaaaaatacataattaaatttctctgtgCCCtgtttatgttaataaagatattcatAGAACAATATATTTAGTCTGATATTTACACTGAATATcgttttaaacaatatttttcaaatgcaTATCTTTTTTTGCAGCAACAAAGATCCCAATTGGGATCAACCGAGTCCGAGTTCCCGGGTAGCAGAGAATACCGTCAGACACCGTCTAACACCGATCCAACTACTTGGGATAATCAGTCATCAGATCCGGATCTTTCGGAAATTTTGGATCAAGTAATAGATTTTGTCCCGGATGAACCTAGCGCgggtaattataatgattgaaatactaaataattatttttttttaatttttaattgacagatataatcttacaattattattttagttataaaatagtaattacaTGAGTGCATACATTTGCGTTGCGATATTTTCATAtcgtatgttatatatttataacatatattttaatttttataatttataattcataaagtTTTGACGAATTATTTGTTGGAATTTAAAACTGaacatctatttaaaattggatattttatataaatatgtaaactttCACTGTCACGCTACAAATTATCATAGACAAATTTAATTCTGCTTCTTTGTAACTTTGATAGCTCGACAGCTTTATTACTTGAAACGTGATTCGACTTATAAGTATGATGCATTTGAATAACTCTGTGTGAGTGCTCTTACAATAATCAGCTTTCTACGACGAGCataatataactaatatacAACTAAGATTATATGTAGCAGCGAAAGTAATTATAtggatataaaaagattatattttttatttaatagatacgTCTCCGATAGCGAATCTCCTAAATCCTCTTATCCCGCTCGAAGCGCCCTCGAATGTTATGAATGAGAAAATGGCAATTAACGCTATCCAGGAGTCGTTGATGTTATGCGAGAATGCCGTGAATCCAACGTCTTCCACCATAACTATGCCTGGTACTCCTCCAGCCTATTCTACTGCGGTAAGTTTTGCTTTTTACaatcaagatattaattttacaataatattttattcattttatattaagtatagaTATACTTCTCAATTTATGTATCATCTTATAATGCGATTAAAATGATGAAtcgttgaattttattttagttggGCACTACGCCTGTGACAACTAGTCACAGTTATCAGCCACCTCCAATATACCAACAGCCTAGACTCAGGTTTACTCCAGGCGTTAGACAAACCAGTCAATTTACACAACAACAATTGCAATTGCAACAACAACGTTGTTCGAAGCTCCTGCAGCAGCATcaacagcagcagcatcaACAAGAGCAAATGAAACAACGATTATTGCAACAACAAAAACAGCAGCAGATGGTTATCCCGTCTAATGCCACTGCGACGGATCAAATCAATAGCAGTATTCATAACATCGATAACCTTCTGAACAATACTGTTGCACCGCCAAATGTATCGTTGCAGGTATGTAGTTTATTACAAAAGTGCATGaattatatactaaataatttctaataaaatatttgcccacgaatttgcattaaaaattcacaaaatatgCGAAAATAATCACTGCGAATGTTTTATTCAGCGATCGAGTGTCCCAGATTCGCAAATCTCTCCAGGATATGGGGGATCCGTCCAGATGACTCCTGGTCATCGACTCGCTCACTCGTACTCTCATCCGTCGACGATACCACAACAGTAAGTATTCCGTAACATTTTTACGCATAATTGTATAAACAAAGATTTCgctgtacatgtatatatgaatactATTTCTTTTACAGACATATTGTGAATAACAACTTTAACAGTGGGACACAAGTGTCCGCTCCGGCGAGACTCTCGCCACATCCTCCGACTGGTATACTGCCGTTCTCTCACCCGCAACCACTATCGCCACGGGTGACGCAAGTGAGTGCGACAACATTATTGCTTTATCAGATCGACATaagaacagaaaaatatacttgtatattaactgctttcataaatattagttAGAATTGAAAATTAGCTTTCCTGTTTTATTCAAAGACTAGAACTATGAAcagataaagaatttaaattaacatttatgtaaatgGTTTTACACCAGGTTAATATGAGACGCATATGTCATAAGTGTTAATGCAATGCGTAAAAATTAGCTTGAATTATCGTAAGATTAGttcaagtttattatattttgctattttgactttcattatttttctagGAATATTCTCGCgtatttcttcaaatatttttagtatgttTAATCGTAATATATGCGCTAGGGCAATTACGGCAACACACCGAGATTAT
Coding sequences within it:
- the LOC140673245 gene encoding uncharacterized protein isoform X2, coding for MVSKKRSFEHDVEVSVFIKEYKRGRKSSMMEKRNARPGPYELQDPLWVKMSAITGGITKKRKKSDAKPQSQINKCLNEKRRRTQENLYIDELAELISATDMSSGKTDKCQILQRTVDQIRHFRQQEGSNSHAVQQGEVSSSNPNILSNDQVGPILLEALDGFLFVVNTEGRVEYVTENIKQYINYTKDDVLGKDIYNIIHHGDHNTFMPSLLPMSTLGWTSEPQPQTRNRTFNCRFLVKPPDDKDETMEEKQQRVSQYETMQICSALLPSNTDRLESGDVSSESSDIGPCVMCVARRISPNEKPIGTPVEQFTVKLDTTGKIIAVDVSWLSPAYSKYLSKDLIGTTIKDLCHPHDLSTLTKHLSDTLQLGESTSDVYRLRVSPDKFLKIQTKSKFFKASVMNVHDSDFMMATNSIIGDNDLMPIEGGQLSNNKVCSGHPSNRCANNSNNNNGNNNNNVGGPLMPVAHLNGQVSGISARSMAVSHAATSSNSIFNTGNTGGGGGGGSGSDSCNPLTSLSTSSNNPFNHFSGNMDLEFELFRSSTAWDLDSSAGWVDRPESRTSGPPNSRPSSQPAPTSPSPQGTFSNSAAVTSHCSPLRPFSPTSVNAAHTFSNTFPFSPLQETTQTSTLSSNAASSISTNGGSVSGISSNITTTAIKRTEESSKSGCPTSNSGGTMDNATVRTSGAVETQNNSTVSTESGRLRNLLTKGPSTSEDSQDNANNDSENQNKHRILKILLNQPDEDDYHSEHKVRTSPSNMPKPSMEHSKSLGNNMLLQLLNEKNDDEDEATRAGAKKRNELLQQLMKDPDEERKLPDQNRDDRDDSLLRSLGFRTTTPSPSQSTEHVALSSATQVGQKRPGEDGDLNVAVKRPVDGSHQVSSSGTSSSSNATSKLWEKNKMLASLLAKQPPQTTNVPTKLPASVISATPQVKNLILFPDKLPRLKQQQQQQQQQPWTSGSMQGGNNTITTATSARPLQSQSRQLPRQAANTYLSQILSHQQRSQLGSTESEFPGSREYRQTPSNTDPTTWDNQSSDPDLSEILDQVIDFVPDEPSADTSPIANLLNPLIPLEAPSNVMNEKMAINAIQESLMLCENAVNPTSSTITMPGTPPAYSTALGTTPVTTSHSYQPPPIYQQPRLRFTPGVRQTSQFTQQQLQLQQQRCSKLLQQHQQQQHQQEQMKQRLLQQQKQQQMVIPSNATATDQINSSIHNIDNLLNNTVAPPNVSLQRSSVPDSQISPGYGGSVQMTPGHRLAHSYSHPSTIPQQHIVNNNFNSGTQVSAPARLSPHPPTGILPFSHPQPLSPRVTQGNYGNTPRLFNVNQVRPQQQVTAQQQLQQQRSMPSPGTPATARQSPFPTETFPPPTSPTASQFTPGPTTGAPNPSAQYRLQRATSTPSATTQLPGGIGSPRHYGGISKEPLLSPSHSHSACPATPTHSQHTNTQHFSSQQHTPLLYQQHTNANTLNTADMQNSQFCYDRSSVPLYPSGGEAQDARSLPPGNPVNHQMGGNASTSEFVRQELRAIVGARTQQQQQQQRVPNNLQNNLSGQVSQDEFEALGLTFEMSSAGEAVVSDGPGKSWAIGSAGSAPSSSRTTMEEVARGDPKSSLLQKLLSE
- the LOC140673245 gene encoding uncharacterized protein isoform X8, whose translation is MVSKKRSFEHDVEVSVFIKEYKRGRKSSMMEKRNARPGPYELQDPLWVKMSAITGGITKKRKKSDAKPQSQINKCLNEKRRRTQENLYIDELAELISATDMSSGKTDKCQILQRTVDQIRHFRQQEGSNSHAVQQGEVSSSNPNILSNDQVGPILLEALDGFLFVVNTEGRVEYVTENIKQYINYTKDDVLGKDIYNIIHHGDHNTFMPSLLPMSTLGWTSEPQPQTRNRTFNCRFLVKPPDDKDETMEEKQQRVSQYETMQICSALLPSNTDRLESGDVSSESSDIGPCVMCVARRISPNEKPIGTPVEQFTVKLDTTGKIIAVDVSWLSPAYSKYLSKVRDLIGTTIKDLCHPHDLSTLTKHLSDTLQLGESTSDVYRLRVSPDKFLKIQTKSKFFKASVMNVHDSDFMMATNSIIGDNDLMPIEGGQLSNNKVCSGHPSNRCANNSNNNNGNNNNNVGGPLMPVAHLNGQVSGISARSMAVSHAATSSNSIFNTGNTGGGGGGGSGSDSCNPLTSLSTSSNNPFNHFSGNMDLEFELFRSSTAWDLDSSAGWVDRPESRTSGPPNSRPSSQPAPTSPSPQGTFSNSAAVTSHCSPLRPFSPTSVNAAHTFSNTFPFSPLQETTQTSTLSSNAASSISTNGGSVSGISSNITTTAIKRTEESSKSGCPTSNSGGTMDNATVRTSGAVETQNNSTVSTESGRLRNLLTKGPSTSEDSQDNANNDSENQNKHRILKILLNQPDEDDYHSEHKVRTSPSNMPKPSMEHSKSLGNNMLLQLLNEKNDDEDEATRAGAKKRNELLQQLMKDPDEERKLPDQNRDDRDDSLLRSLGFRTTTPSPSQSTEHVALSSATQVGQKRPGEDGDLNVAVKRPVDGSHQVSSSGTSSSSNATSKLWEKNKMLASLLAKQPPQTTNVPTKLPASVISATPQVKNLILFPDKLPRLKQQQQQQQQQPWTSGSMQGGNNTITTATSARPLQSQSRQLPRQAANTYLSQILSHQQRSQLGSTESEFPGSREYRQTPSNTDPTTWDNQSSDPDLSEILDQVIDFVPDEPSADTSPIANLLNPLIPLEAPSNVMNEKMAINAIQESLMLCENAVNPTSSTITMPGTPPAYSTALGTTPVTTSHSYQPPPIYQQPRLRFTPGVRQTSQFTQQQLQLQQQRCSKLLQQHQQQQHQQEQMKQRLLQQQKQQQMVIPSNATATDQINSSIHNIDNLLNNTVAPPNVSLQRSSVPDSQISPGYGGSVQMTPGHRLAHSYSHPSTIPQQHIVNNNFNSGTQVSAPARLSPHPPTGILPFSHPQPLSPRVTQGNYGNTPRLFNVNQVRPQQQVTAQQQLQQQRSMPSPGTPATARQSPFPTETFPPPTSPTASQFTPGPTTGAPNPSAQYRLQRATSTPSATTQLPGGIGSPRHYGGISKEPLLSPSHSHSACPATPTHSQHTNTQHFSSQQHTPLLYQQHTNANTLNTADMQNSQFCYDRSSVPLYPSGGEAQDARSLPPGNPVNHQMGGNASTSEFVRQELRAIVGARTQQQQQQQRVPNNLQNNLSGQVSQDEFEALGLTFEMSSADYYGGGGTR